In Deinococcus sp. HSC-46F16, the following are encoded in one genomic region:
- a CDS encoding MFS transporter, with product MPPASLFTVLRTRPLFRRLWLGAMVSGLGDTLSWLALTWYVLERTGGGTAVGGLLLCFALPAVVTAPLWGRAMDRFQPRPLMLADNVARAALIALIPLLDALGGLELWLVFLIAALMGALAPATQIGVRLYVPTLLPDPELEGGNAAYGLTTQLPTVFGPALAGLLVGAWGAPRALGLDALTFLAMAWALFALPRLPRRERAAGEERAPTGGRWPPAVLAVLGLTTLFYFGYGPLEAALPVFARETLGTGAQGYGVLWSALGVGTLGGTLLVGVLARSLPTRLVLVGIMALWGLCVAALPLVPGFGAALGVMFVGGVLWGPYTALETTLLHRSVPAERQGRLFGLRTMLLGPAAPLGTALGGLLLLGVNAGGVIALSGLACLLGAFVALPWLRRGTPP from the coding sequence ATGCCGCCCGCCTCCCTCTTCACCGTGCTGCGAACCCGGCCCCTTTTCCGGCGGCTCTGGCTCGGCGCGATGGTCTCGGGCCTGGGCGACACCCTGAGCTGGCTCGCGCTGACGTGGTACGTGCTGGAACGCACGGGCGGCGGCACGGCGGTGGGCGGCTTGCTGCTGTGTTTCGCGCTGCCCGCCGTCGTCACCGCTCCCCTCTGGGGCCGGGCGATGGACCGCTTTCAGCCCCGCCCGCTGATGCTGGCCGACAACGTGGCCCGCGCCGCCCTGATCGCCCTGATTCCGCTGCTGGACGCGCTGGGAGGGCTGGAGCTGTGGCTGGTCTTCCTGATCGCCGCGCTGATGGGGGCGCTGGCCCCCGCCACCCAGATCGGGGTGCGCCTCTACGTGCCCACCCTCCTTCCCGACCCCGAGCTGGAGGGGGGCAACGCCGCCTACGGCCTGACCACCCAGCTTCCCACCGTGTTTGGCCCAGCGCTCGCGGGGCTGCTCGTCGGGGCGTGGGGAGCGCCGCGTGCGCTGGGGCTGGACGCGCTGACCTTCCTGGCGATGGCGTGGGCGCTGTTCGCGCTGCCCCGCCTGCCGCGCCGGGAGCGGGCCGCCGGGGAGGAGCGGGCACCCACGGGCGGGCGGTGGCCCCCCGCCGTCCTCGCGGTGCTGGGGCTGACCACCCTCTTCTACTTCGGCTACGGCCCGCTGGAGGCCGCGCTGCCCGTCTTCGCCCGCGAGACGCTGGGCACGGGGGCGCAGGGCTACGGGGTGCTGTGGTCGGCGCTGGGGGTGGGGACCCTGGGGGGCACGCTGCTGGTGGGCGTGCTGGCGCGGAGCCTGCCCACCCGACTCGTCCTGGTCGGCATTATGGCGCTGTGGGGGTTGTGCGTGGCCGCGCTGCCGCTGGTGCCGGGCTTCGGGGCGGCGCTGGGGGTCATGTTCGTGGGTGGGGTGCTGTGGGGCCCCTACACCGCGCTGGAAACCACCCTGCTGCACCGCAGCGTGCCCGCCGAGCGGCAGGGGCGGCTCTTTGGGTTGCGGACCATGCTGCTGGGTCCCGCCGCGCCCCTGGGCACCGCGCTGGGTGGCCTGCTGCTGCTGGGCGTGAATGCGGGTGGGGTGATCGCCCTTTCCGGGCTGGCCTGCCTGCTGGGGGCCTTCGTCGCCCTGCCGTGGCTGCGGCGCGGCACCCCGCCATAG
- a CDS encoding pseudouridine synthase: MTGGGGGAPERLHKRLARAGIASRRAAEALIAAGRVTVNGEAATLGRTVTPTDEIRVDGRLIDVTAAPAVTYVLHKPAGYVTSARDEYGRRTVLDAMPPVPGLHPVGRLDRDSEGLLLLTTDGDLTLRLTHPRYGHEKVYRAWTDGDGDPSPADLARLERGVPLDDGLAQALSARPAPGGALVTLGEGRNRQVRRMLEAIGHPVVRLLRLRMGGLWLGDLGPGEYRELDSRDLHHLLHPAEVPRRVWERQEAETLERWA, from the coding sequence GTGACGGGCGGTGGCGGCGGTGCCCCCGAGCGTCTGCACAAGCGCCTCGCGCGGGCCGGAATCGCCTCTCGCCGAGCGGCCGAGGCCCTGATCGCGGCGGGACGTGTCACGGTGAACGGGGAAGCGGCCACGCTCGGCCGCACGGTGACCCCCACCGACGAAATCCGGGTGGACGGGCGGCTGATCGACGTGACGGCGGCGCCTGCGGTCACGTATGTCCTGCACAAGCCTGCCGGGTACGTCACCTCCGCCCGCGACGAGTACGGACGCCGCACCGTGCTGGACGCGATGCCCCCGGTTCCCGGCCTGCATCCGGTCGGCCGCCTGGACCGCGACTCCGAAGGGCTGCTGCTGCTCACCACCGACGGCGACCTCACCCTGCGCCTCACCCACCCCCGCTACGGCCACGAAAAGGTCTACCGGGCTTGGACGGATGGAGACGGCGACCCCAGCCCCGCCGATCTCGCCCGGCTGGAGCGCGGCGTCCCGCTGGACGATGGTCTGGCACAGGCGCTCAGCGCCCGCCCCGCGCCCGGCGGTGCACTCGTGACCCTGGGGGAAGGCCGCAACCGTCAGGTTCGCCGGATGCTGGAGGCGATCGGCCACCCGGTCGTCCGGCTCCTGCGCCTGCGGATGGGAGGCCTGTGGCTGGGCGACCTCGGCCCCGGCGAGTACCGCGAACTCGACAGCCGTGACCTGCACCATCTCCTGCACCCCGCCGAGGTGCCGCGCCGGGTCTGGGAGCGGCAGGAGGCAGAGACGCTGGAGCGGTGGGCATAG
- a CDS encoding DUF423 domain-containing protein, with product MRLNPTVTGALLAALGVGLGAFGAHGLRGVLDAGDLATFETGVRYQMYVALALLALGAGERRGAWVPLLLAGAVIFSGSLYLLVLTGPRWLGAVTPIGGVLMIAGLLVAAWEARSKEGGRA from the coding sequence ATGAGACTGAATCCGACGGTGACCGGGGCGCTGCTGGCCGCCCTGGGAGTGGGGCTGGGCGCTTTCGGGGCGCACGGCTTGCGCGGCGTGCTGGACGCGGGCGACCTCGCCACGTTCGAGACGGGCGTGCGCTACCAGATGTATGTGGCGCTGGCGCTGCTCGCGCTGGGGGCGGGGGAACGGCGGGGGGCGTGGGTGCCCCTGCTGCTGGCGGGAGCCGTGATCTTCAGCGGCAGCCTGTACCTGCTGGTGCTGACCGGGCCGCGCTGGCTGGGGGCGGTGACGCCGATCGGCGGCGTGCTGATGATCGCCGGGCTGCTGGTGGCCGCCTGGGAGGCGCGGAGCAAGGAGGGCGGCCGGGCATAA
- the mraZ gene encoding division/cell wall cluster transcriptional repressor MraZ: MPFGEYPYTIDDKGRLVMPPAFRDFVEDGMILTRGMEGCLYVFPLASWRRVEEQLEGLPLTDAASRAFVRFFYSGASKARLDNQSRVSVPLALRTFAGLGSDVIVAGAPGRLELWTPARWEAAIAAVQQDPPNPDLLAHFVA; encoded by the coding sequence TTGCCGTTCGGAGAGTACCCCTACACCATTGATGACAAGGGCCGCCTGGTCATGCCTCCGGCCTTTCGGGACTTCGTGGAAGATGGGATGATCCTCACGCGCGGCATGGAAGGCTGCCTCTACGTCTTTCCGCTGGCAAGCTGGCGGCGGGTCGAGGAGCAACTCGAAGGCCTGCCCCTCACGGACGCGGCTTCCCGCGCCTTCGTGCGGTTTTTCTATTCCGGCGCCAGCAAGGCGCGGCTGGACAACCAGAGCCGCGTCTCGGTGCCGCTGGCCCTGCGGACGTTTGCGGGGTTAGGCAGCGACGTGATCGTGGCGGGTGCCCCCGGACGGCTGGAACTGTGGACCCCGGCCCGCTGGGAAGCGGCCATCGCGGCTGTGCAGCAGGACCCGCCCAACCCTGACCTTCTCGCCCATTTCGTGGCGTAA